In Natrinema sp. SYSU A 869, the following proteins share a genomic window:
- a CDS encoding TAXI family TRAP transporter solute-binding subunit: MVKSTKFNRRSFITGTSSAAIIGLTGCLNSTVGGNGGSSGWTLGTSSEGSSSFRIGSTWTEYAKQNDLLDIEIDAVVTEGTSASYRRLDRGDFEMSGTTTQLLDTSPDQGTFEEDSLQNFGSIRQVRGYMGFYNFGLYNADKVSGWDDLEGRSVAISSAGSGTRPPVEWLVDQEIGLDNIDNRYMAFADIPSALRSEQVDAAFTWTVNKSIPQGWFQEIDATVNWQPLPFSDSTISALNNELSYSTYVELGSDTVSQFSENYQEAIDSFTLTYLYVLNKDRDPDTVYDIAKMTHEHGEDLVEEDDVMSFFPDPDSFLGTIHPDVPVHKGAYDYYKEAGLWEEYDLTAPPEA; this comes from the coding sequence ATGGTTAAGAGCACCAAGTTCAATCGGCGGTCATTCATCACGGGGACATCGTCAGCTGCAATTATCGGTCTTACTGGCTGTCTTAACAGCACGGTAGGTGGTAATGGTGGTTCAAGTGGCTGGACGTTAGGTACGTCTTCCGAAGGGTCATCCTCGTTCCGTATCGGCTCTACGTGGACTGAATACGCTAAACAGAACGATCTCCTTGACATCGAAATCGATGCAGTGGTCACGGAAGGAACAAGTGCCTCCTACCGTCGACTAGATCGAGGTGATTTCGAGATGAGCGGTACTACGACCCAGCTACTTGATACCTCACCTGATCAGGGGACCTTTGAGGAGGATTCCCTCCAAAATTTCGGCTCAATCCGACAGGTGCGTGGGTATATGGGTTTCTACAACTTCGGCCTCTATAATGCAGACAAGGTCAGCGGCTGGGACGACCTTGAGGGGCGCTCCGTCGCAATCTCCTCAGCGGGTTCCGGAACGCGGCCACCTGTTGAGTGGCTAGTGGATCAGGAGATCGGGCTTGATAACATCGACAACCGATATATGGCGTTCGCAGATATTCCAAGTGCTTTGCGCTCAGAGCAGGTCGATGCTGCATTCACGTGGACAGTTAACAAGTCTATCCCACAGGGTTGGTTCCAGGAAATCGACGCAACAGTCAATTGGCAACCCCTTCCATTCTCTGATTCGACCATCAGTGCGCTCAACAACGAACTTAGTTACTCCACATACGTCGAGCTTGGATCGGACACCGTCTCCCAATTTAGCGAGAACTACCAAGAAGCGATCGATTCGTTCACGCTGACGTACCTATATGTACTCAACAAGGACCGTGATCCCGACACCGTCTACGATATCGCGAAAATGACGCACGAACACGGCGAAGACCTAGTGGAGGAAGACGACGTGATGAGCTTTTTCCCCGACCCTGACTCGTTCCTCGGAACGATTCACCCAGACGTGCCTGTCCATAAGGGTGCGTACGATTACTACAAGGAGGCTGGCCTCTGGGAAGAGTATGACCTAACTGCCCCGCCTGAAGCCTGA